In Armatimonadota bacterium, a single genomic region encodes these proteins:
- a CDS encoding homogentisate 1,2-dioxygenase — MRYHHLGQLPKKHHIQFRKPDGGLYTEQLFSTHGFSNVSSTLYHINEPTEMGPWRDLGSCAPQYLEEQPVHHRHLKTAQLKPAGDAVSGRKCLMGNNDIEWNQVLVAEQMDYFFKNSDGDECLFIHDGKGTMESLYGTIHFREGDYLVIPRGTIYKLNFETLPVRMLAIVSHGFIETPRRYRNEYGQLEEHAPYSERDFRPPSELPVHDQREETKVVIRSRNRMTEYTSPYHPLDVVGWDGYCYPYAFNINDFQPITGKLHMPPPIHQTFQAPGFVVCSFCPRMLDYHPEAIVVPYVHSNVDSDEVLYYCNDKFGSRKGIEEGSITLHPLGIPHGPQPGVVEKAIGATKTDELAVMVDTFKPFKLTKYALEIEDENYWKSWSK; from the coding sequence ATGCGATACCATCACCTCGGCCAGCTACCCAAGAAGCATCATATCCAGTTCCGAAAGCCTGACGGGGGGCTTTATACGGAGCAACTGTTCAGCACTCACGGCTTCAGCAATGTCAGCTCGACGCTCTATCACATTAACGAGCCGACGGAGATGGGGCCTTGGCGAGACTTGGGGTCTTGTGCGCCGCAGTATCTGGAAGAGCAGCCGGTACACCACCGGCACCTGAAGACGGCGCAGCTAAAGCCAGCAGGCGACGCGGTATCGGGTCGGAAGTGCTTGATGGGCAACAACGATATCGAGTGGAACCAGGTTCTGGTCGCCGAGCAGATGGATTACTTCTTTAAGAACTCGGACGGGGACGAATGCTTGTTCATCCATGACGGAAAGGGAACCATGGAGTCGTTGTACGGCACCATCCACTTCCGAGAAGGCGATTACCTGGTTATTCCTCGCGGGACAATCTACAAGCTCAACTTCGAGACACTTCCGGTGAGAATGCTAGCTATCGTGAGTCACGGCTTTATTGAGACACCACGGCGATATCGAAACGAGTATGGGCAGCTAGAAGAGCATGCACCCTACTCAGAACGCGACTTCCGCCCGCCGTCCGAACTGCCGGTTCATGATCAGCGCGAGGAAACCAAAGTGGTGATCCGAAGCCGGAACCGGATGACAGAGTACACCAGCCCTTACCATCCTCTAGACGTCGTCGGCTGGGACGGTTACTGCTATCCGTATGCCTTCAACATCAACGACTTCCAGCCGATCACGGGCAAGTTGCACATGCCCCCACCGATCCACCAGACCTTCCAGGCTCCGGGATTTGTCGTCTGTTCGTTCTGTCCTCGCATGTTGGATTACCATCCAGAGGCGATTGTGGTTCCCTATGTACACAGCAACGTCGATTCCGACGAGGTTCTTTACTATTGCAACGACAAGTTCGGCTCTCGAAAGGGGATCGAAGAGGGAAGCATTACGCTTCACCCGCTCGGGATTCCGCACGGGCCGCAGCCAGGGGTTGTGGAAAAGGCGATTGGGGCGACCAAGACGGACGAGTTGGCTGTCATGGTGGATACATTTAAGCCGTTCAAGCTGACGAAGTACGCGCTTGAGATTGAGGACGAGAACTACTGGAAGAGCTGGAGCAAGTGA
- a CDS encoding secretin N-terminal domain-containing protein — MNKFPTRSFSLALALVAGSVASAQFDMGGGASTSSSSGSWAEKLKMTSKAKIKLDFRNANIDLVLQMFQKTSGKTIIKDPNLTGPFTITSAGSVDLSTAFTILEKTLNLKGYDMTAESGMAVIKKRETRGGGGMGSIFGQGGGMPTGMSFPGMGGGDQPPLKLKFYPIKYANATQVARVVNEVFVSAGQTNSNPFQSMFGGGGMGFQGGGRGGRGGGFNPMSMLGGNRNQSSSNVRASADDFSNSVIVNAPDKEQLEVERVIKQIDKETDQPQKTMVYKLEFATATEIAPTIQNVLTNNAPRGRGGTTSSGANIGDRFQQAARFGSTQAAFGTVASDTRTNSLVITATDESQLIVAQVIKDIDKPVEFQNTTFVFPLNNAKADDVANLLNQSFGQRQGAGRTNRNTTPTQQRTNTNNAQRANNNAQRIGGTIEDNQMFVDMEDPNATSGDLMTNVFAQGGGFFGQFGGGGGARTNAQTQNQTQTGRDANGRLVPIRDLTGQITAIPDPNTNSIIVVGNPDSAALIKQILEQLDRIPEQVMIETIIVEANLDSTNKLGVEWNYTSTGQFGTPGQTGTVGTDFNQAKANPALQGFRYTLGGANLTAFMNAIQTDTKFQILSTPRIFTSNNTQAQINISQSIPYVTNSRIDANGNTIFNYAFLDVGIVLTVTPRITANGYVTMDVNQTANDLQGYTTFDAPIVNQREADTVVSVKNGETIILGGIIRNSVSTTSNKVPVLGDIPLLGQLFRTNSKISNKTELLVLLTPRIVKDEDEARQLRLDQTKKLSQLNQDALGKAIPPESTKTEVKEPVKAPVKDQKKSGGN; from the coding sequence ATGAATAAATTCCCAACTCGTAGTTTTTCGCTCGCCTTAGCCCTTGTAGCAGGTTCAGTCGCTTCCGCTCAATTCGATATGGGAGGTGGAGCCTCTACTTCAAGCTCCAGCGGTTCCTGGGCCGAAAAGCTGAAGATGACATCGAAAGCCAAAATCAAGCTTGACTTCCGAAATGCGAACATCGACCTCGTCCTTCAGATGTTCCAGAAGACGAGCGGAAAAACGATCATCAAAGATCCAAACCTGACGGGTCCTTTCACGATCACGTCGGCCGGAAGTGTGGACCTCAGCACCGCGTTCACCATTCTCGAAAAGACCCTCAACCTAAAGGGCTATGACATGACGGCTGAGTCCGGCATGGCAGTTATCAAGAAGCGCGAGACCCGCGGCGGTGGCGGAATGGGGAGCATTTTTGGTCAGGGTGGCGGGATGCCAACCGGAATGAGCTTCCCTGGTATGGGTGGTGGCGATCAGCCTCCTCTCAAACTCAAATTTTATCCGATCAAATACGCAAACGCAACCCAGGTTGCACGGGTCGTCAATGAAGTCTTTGTCTCGGCTGGACAAACCAACTCGAACCCCTTCCAGAGCATGTTCGGTGGCGGAGGGATGGGCTTCCAGGGTGGCGGTCGTGGCGGACGAGGCGGGGGCTTCAACCCAATGAGCATGTTGGGCGGCAATCGAAACCAGTCAAGTTCAAACGTTCGTGCTTCTGCCGATGATTTCTCAAACTCCGTCATTGTCAACGCTCCAGACAAAGAGCAACTTGAAGTCGAACGGGTCATCAAGCAGATCGACAAAGAAACTGATCAGCCTCAAAAAACGATGGTGTACAAACTAGAGTTCGCAACTGCAACCGAGATTGCCCCAACCATCCAAAACGTTCTCACCAACAACGCCCCGCGAGGTCGAGGAGGCACCACAAGCTCGGGTGCAAATATTGGCGACCGATTCCAACAGGCCGCCCGATTCGGCTCCACTCAGGCTGCCTTCGGAACCGTGGCTAGCGACACGCGCACCAACTCACTCGTCATCACCGCGACCGATGAAAGCCAGCTTATCGTTGCACAGGTCATCAAAGACATCGACAAACCAGTCGAGTTCCAGAACACGACCTTCGTGTTCCCGCTAAATAACGCCAAAGCAGACGATGTGGCAAACCTTCTGAACCAATCCTTCGGCCAACGCCAAGGCGCTGGTAGAACGAACCGCAACACCACCCCAACCCAGCAGAGAACCAACACCAACAATGCTCAGCGGGCGAACAATAATGCTCAGAGAATCGGTGGCACCATCGAAGACAACCAGATGTTTGTGGACATGGAAGACCCGAATGCAACCTCGGGCGACCTTATGACCAACGTCTTCGCACAAGGCGGAGGATTCTTTGGTCAGTTCGGTGGAGGAGGAGGAGCGCGGACAAACGCACAAACCCAAAATCAGACTCAAACTGGTAGAGACGCCAACGGACGACTCGTCCCTATCCGAGACCTTACTGGTCAGATCACCGCGATCCCCGATCCAAACACCAACTCGATCATCGTTGTCGGAAACCCCGACTCCGCGGCTCTCATAAAGCAGATCCTTGAGCAACTCGACCGAATTCCTGAGCAAGTCATGATCGAGACGATCATCGTCGAAGCGAACTTGGACTCGACGAATAAGCTCGGTGTTGAGTGGAACTACACCAGCACCGGTCAGTTCGGAACTCCTGGGCAAACCGGTACGGTGGGAACAGACTTCAACCAGGCAAAGGCAAATCCTGCCCTCCAAGGCTTCCGATACACCCTCGGCGGCGCAAACCTGACCGCGTTCATGAACGCAATTCAGACCGACACCAAGTTCCAAATCCTTTCAACACCGCGAATCTTCACTTCGAACAACACGCAGGCGCAGATCAATATCAGCCAAAGCATCCCTTACGTCACTAACAGCCGTATCGATGCCAACGGAAACACGATCTTCAACTACGCGTTCCTCGACGTAGGAATCGTCTTGACCGTCACCCCGCGAATCACCGCCAACGGGTACGTCACGATGGACGTTAACCAGACTGCAAACGATCTCCAAGGCTACACAACCTTTGATGCGCCGATCGTCAACCAGCGAGAAGCAGATACTGTTGTCAGTGTCAAGAACGGCGAAACCATCATCCTTGGTGGAATCATTCGGAACAGCGTGAGCACGACTTCGAACAAGGTTCCCGTCCTCGGAGATATTCCATTGCTGGGTCAGTTGTTCAGAACAAACTCTAAAATCTCGAACAAAACCGAGTTACTAGTGCTTTTGACGCCGCGAATCGTGAAAGATGAAGATGAAGCACGTCAACTCCGATTGGATCAAACCAAGAAGCTCTCCCAGCTCAACCAGGACGCTCTTGGAAAAGCGATCCCGCCGGAAAGCACAAAGACCGAAGTGAAGGAACCTGTGAAGGCTCCCGTTAAAGACCAGAAGAAATCTGGAGGCAATTAA
- a CDS encoding PilN domain-containing protein produces the protein MNQKPTRPNLIIEWDRDWTRVHFVDSTQTREGVSLGSIEGVGGKNAVVVLSRRLVMHRSMVLPEAARNDTLVVLKQKLGDVFPIQVSELAFDFLPSAVRSSEGRLSDVFAAKTSDVRELLSVCDGLGITVQQIVPAQAYALKVAQEQGLVSGIIAERFGDLVNLDGFKEGTLAVSKTVTLDRLDDEIARVAAVSGSKILAQGVEFKGTEQKLGGFLVSLAGSAAIPMDLEPDEYRREKIEKKRKIAHRQAYVLFAGGFCVAAMVGNELMLKQQDFAKTEKKETNLTKLLKIGLDSKTSELSKVGPKAKQLKLAFMPAQKISDVTKVATMLVPKGAWLTSLNLERGKLLQLRGSAKSSEAVATYVGELSKQSRFRDVRLISANAGELEGEKIIQFNITAFPVGNLPVIQTSKKKK, from the coding sequence ATGAACCAGAAACCTACACGACCAAACCTGATTATCGAATGGGATCGCGACTGGACGCGGGTTCATTTTGTCGACTCTACGCAGACCCGAGAAGGCGTCTCCTTGGGTTCCATCGAGGGAGTCGGCGGAAAAAATGCCGTCGTCGTCCTCTCTCGACGCCTGGTAATGCACCGCTCCATGGTATTGCCGGAGGCAGCCCGAAACGACACTCTCGTTGTCCTCAAGCAGAAGCTCGGTGACGTGTTCCCGATCCAAGTTTCGGAGCTTGCATTCGACTTTCTTCCGTCTGCCGTCCGCTCTTCCGAAGGGCGCTTAAGCGATGTTTTTGCAGCAAAGACGAGCGACGTCCGGGAGCTCCTCTCGGTCTGCGATGGCCTTGGTATCACCGTTCAGCAGATCGTTCCTGCCCAAGCCTACGCCCTGAAAGTAGCACAGGAGCAGGGCCTGGTCTCCGGCATCATCGCCGAGCGGTTCGGCGATCTGGTCAACCTTGACGGCTTCAAAGAAGGCACGCTTGCCGTCTCAAAAACCGTTACGCTCGACCGTCTCGACGACGAGATTGCCCGCGTGGCCGCTGTATCGGGATCGAAGATTCTTGCTCAAGGTGTCGAATTCAAAGGCACTGAGCAAAAGCTCGGCGGCTTCCTCGTCTCGCTAGCTGGCTCCGCCGCCATCCCGATGGACCTCGAACCCGATGAATATCGCCGAGAGAAAATCGAGAAGAAGCGCAAGATCGCTCATCGACAAGCATACGTTTTGTTTGCTGGTGGATTCTGCGTCGCGGCGATGGTTGGCAACGAGCTCATGCTGAAACAGCAAGATTTTGCAAAAACTGAGAAGAAAGAAACGAACCTGACAAAGCTCCTCAAAATTGGCCTCGATTCAAAAACCTCGGAACTATCCAAGGTTGGACCGAAAGCCAAACAGCTCAAACTCGCCTTTATGCCTGCCCAAAAGATTAGCGATGTCACCAAAGTCGCGACAATGCTGGTGCCAAAAGGCGCTTGGCTGACTTCGCTCAACTTGGAGCGAGGAAAACTTCTCCAACTCCGTGGCAGCGCGAAGAGTTCGGAGGCTGTTGCCACATATGTCGGAGAATTGAGTAAACAATCGCGCTTCCGCGACGTTCGACTCATTAGTGCCAACGCGGGCGAGCTTGAAGGTGAGAAGATCATCCAGTTCAACATCACCGCGTTCCCGGTCGGAAACCTCCCGGTCATCCAAACCAGCAAGAAGAAAAAGTAG
- a CDS encoding type II secretion system protein GspK encodes MNRLSKRRPAFSRQRGVSFIIALAAMALVVTVVAVYAQNQTVAFKAVVARNETRKAEAAAMAGVQRAMAELQAVVDATDQPVTLEDDWATFGNNGAEEFMMGQDSFRIQIIDNAARIDLNTVTQDHLANLNLTQEQIDSFLDWRDVAVDSRPEGAKDDYYNRLAKPYNAHENQLQSVYEILDIKGFTPQNVFFPVDNTSSTAASSAVSDLALIELITTQNFSAARTPEGDGRVNVNNPQLNAQNFAQQAQIPIQSAQQIIAQRATQPNATYTALSQVLSVPGVANNQAVVRSVLDRMTVSPGEQLSGKINVNTAPEAVLQTIPGISQDQATQMVDSRPTGGYTQLSELLSIAADQAFAGAVADRLNVNSQCFQVRVLGKSGQTEYGIEALVQIDQGVMKVLRIERPPYANLATQWLWDEATTQTTLLEN; translated from the coding sequence ATGAACAGACTCTCGAAGCGCCGACCTGCTTTCTCGCGTCAACGAGGAGTTTCGTTCATCATCGCCCTAGCCGCAATGGCACTGGTCGTCACTGTCGTGGCGGTGTATGCCCAAAACCAAACCGTTGCCTTCAAAGCCGTTGTTGCCCGTAACGAAACCCGAAAAGCCGAAGCGGCAGCCATGGCGGGTGTTCAGCGTGCAATGGCAGAATTGCAAGCCGTCGTCGATGCCACGGACCAACCAGTCACTCTTGAAGACGATTGGGCAACGTTTGGAAACAACGGCGCCGAAGAATTTATGATGGGGCAGGACTCGTTCCGAATCCAGATTATTGACAATGCGGCTCGAATTGACCTGAATACCGTCACTCAGGATCACCTCGCAAACCTTAATCTCACCCAGGAGCAGATCGACAGTTTCCTCGATTGGCGCGACGTTGCCGTCGACAGCCGCCCGGAAGGCGCAAAAGACGACTACTACAACCGTCTCGCGAAGCCCTATAACGCGCACGAGAACCAACTCCAATCGGTCTACGAAATCTTGGACATTAAGGGGTTCACCCCACAAAACGTCTTCTTTCCTGTAGATAACACGTCGAGTACTGCCGCTTCATCGGCCGTCAGCGACCTTGCTCTAATCGAGCTAATCACGACCCAAAACTTCTCAGCCGCCCGTACTCCGGAAGGTGATGGCCGTGTAAACGTTAACAACCCCCAGCTCAACGCTCAGAATTTCGCTCAGCAAGCCCAGATCCCAATCCAAAGCGCTCAGCAAATCATTGCTCAACGCGCCACTCAGCCGAACGCGACATACACTGCCCTGAGCCAAGTTCTCAGTGTTCCTGGAGTAGCCAATAACCAAGCGGTCGTTCGAAGCGTCCTGGATCGAATGACCGTTTCACCCGGCGAGCAACTCAGCGGGAAGATCAACGTCAATACGGCACCTGAAGCTGTCCTCCAGACGATCCCTGGAATCAGCCAAGACCAAGCTACCCAGATGGTAGACAGTCGACCGACCGGAGGCTACACCCAGCTCAGCGAACTCTTGAGCATTGCTGCGGACCAGGCATTCGCCGGAGCTGTTGCCGATCGGCTTAACGTGAACAGCCAGTGCTTCCAGGTCCGAGTCCTCGGGAAATCTGGACAAACAGAATACGGAATCGAAGCCCTGGTCCAGATCGACCAAGGCGTCATGAAAGTCCTCCGCATCGAACGCCCACCTTACGCCAACCTCGCCACCCAATGGCTATGGGACGAGGCAACGACCCAAACCACGCTTTTGGAAAACTAG
- a CDS encoding prepilin-type N-terminal cleavage/methylation domain-containing protein, which translates to MRVRGLTLVELMVAIVITALIAASAGQATYVAVRHNASAKAYRTVATRDQQFEDRLRTLISAACLSTVTTDPASYYLGGDAAGDTDQSITTSGAGLVFTALSEKLPAEYVNSQDDFETLNQTYGPRGGLCEISISQSAIGNAPVSTGLFLRRQTPADGDSSQGGFESSLDSDIESISFEFYNGESWDLSWDSTAMDVPRLPSAVRVTYSRTSDSKEHVFIVRLPLSDVTPDNPVTAGSSTQ; encoded by the coding sequence ATGAGAGTTCGCGGACTGACTCTAGTAGAGCTCATGGTTGCGATCGTGATTACTGCGCTGATCGCAGCCTCCGCTGGCCAGGCGACCTACGTCGCTGTGCGACACAATGCTTCGGCGAAGGCATACAGAACAGTGGCAACTCGAGACCAGCAGTTTGAAGACCGGTTGCGGACCCTCATCTCGGCGGCCTGCCTTTCGACCGTGACGACCGACCCAGCAAGCTACTACCTAGGTGGCGATGCAGCTGGTGACACCGATCAAAGCATCACCACGTCGGGCGCCGGACTGGTTTTCACTGCCTTATCCGAAAAACTTCCTGCCGAGTACGTTAACTCTCAGGACGACTTCGAAACTCTCAACCAGACTTACGGTCCGCGCGGTGGCCTGTGCGAGATCTCAATCTCGCAATCTGCAATCGGCAATGCACCAGTCTCAACGGGACTATTCCTCCGCCGGCAAACTCCGGCTGACGGTGACTCTTCTCAGGGTGGATTTGAGTCCTCACTCGATTCGGATATCGAATCAATCTCATTCGAGTTTTACAATGGCGAGAGTTGGGACCTTTCTTGGGACTCCACAGCGATGGACGTTCCGCGACTTCCCTCAGCGGTCCGAGTAACTTACTCAAGGACGAGCGACTCAAAGGAGCACGTATTCATCGTTCGACTGCCGCTGAGCGACGTGACCCCTGATAATCCTGTCACTGCCGGGAGTTCAACGCAATGA
- a CDS encoding prepilin-type N-terminal cleavage/methylation domain-containing protein yields the protein MRRRGFTLVEAMLVSAVLALVASIVAPRLVAFQDSQRTLRDSQTIETFAERAHSAAISGRNIQVLSFDGDTNTLRYSPEEEGAGQTTGTTTGTSDPTEQKLLNTWSVSDVAKGSDADTTSEFSVRFFADGSAEATTASFKQNGVIFGLTVTKEGNVTVSRGAPAAQNNSEWEAGNLEQKGTA from the coding sequence ATGCGTCGTCGTGGATTCACCCTGGTTGAGGCAATGCTGGTTTCAGCAGTGCTTGCGTTAGTCGCAAGCATTGTTGCGCCGCGCCTTGTCGCGTTCCAGGATAGCCAGCGAACGCTCAGAGACTCCCAGACCATCGAGACATTTGCCGAAAGAGCGCACTCTGCGGCGATCAGCGGTCGAAATATCCAAGTGCTTAGCTTTGACGGAGACACTAACACGCTCCGCTACAGTCCCGAAGAAGAAGGTGCTGGACAGACCACTGGCACGACCACCGGAACTAGCGACCCGACGGAGCAGAAACTGCTTAACACTTGGTCAGTCTCTGACGTAGCGAAGGGCTCGGACGCAGACACAACGTCGGAGTTCAGTGTTCGATTCTTCGCTGATGGTAGCGCCGAAGCGACCACCGCTAGCTTCAAGCAAAACGGGGTCATTTTTGGTCTTACGGTCACGAAAGAAGGCAACGTCACCGTTAGCCGAGGCGCACCCGCCGCACAAAACAACTCCGAATGGGAGGCAGGAAACCTTGAACAGAAAGGTACGGCTTAA
- the gspG gene encoding type II secretion system major pseudopilin GspG gives MKLSRKIRKTRGFTLMELMVVILIIAVLASLVVPRLLGAGTDAKIAAAKANISTIGSALQRFRLDCDRFPTSEEGVQALTTPPSDAEGWKGPYVEKDIVEDPWKMPYEYSWPGMAGDDSFIIRSYGPDKQANTDDDVTNMDL, from the coding sequence ATGAAACTCTCTCGCAAAATTCGTAAAACACGCGGCTTTACGCTCATGGAGCTTATGGTCGTTATTCTGATCATCGCCGTTCTCGCGTCGTTGGTCGTTCCTCGTCTGCTTGGGGCGGGCACCGACGCTAAAATCGCAGCTGCAAAGGCAAATATATCCACTATCGGAAGTGCTCTTCAGAGATTTCGGCTTGACTGCGACCGATTTCCCACGTCTGAAGAAGGAGTCCAGGCTTTAACCACACCTCCCTCAGACGCTGAAGGGTGGAAGGGGCCATACGTCGAAAAGGACATTGTTGAGGACCCCTGGAAGATGCCTTACGAATACTCCTGGCCAGGAATGGCGGGCGATGACTCGTTCATCATCCGAAGCTACGGACCAGACAAACAGGCAAACACCGACGACGACGTCACCAACATGGATCTGTAA
- a CDS encoding type II secretion system F family protein, which translates to MATYSFTVLEPSGQRKSGFVEANTREAAVMQLTQTGSFLLDLNEQAARAGFGGGEEKKTRGKPSRADLAMFSRRMADLADAGLPLDRVLQVVAEQSENQYLTEIAEEALEDVRGGASVSAALGKFPKIFPEVFTSTLQAGEASGQFAEVAARLSEFQEKEVARRSTIASAMVYPSILGGTAIMVVIFILTFVIPKLSDTFAAQGDKLPTPTKILMASGAFISTNWLIIVGGIIGAVVLYRLWTATEAGAEIRDRILLKIPLIGKIIQKATVSRFARVLGTLVFGGVQILDALELAGIAAGNRVFRRSAVEVRDAVREGRPIAEAMRDTQAFPAVLTHMVAVGEETGDLPKMLTRVSDALDFEVDNGLRRATSMVEPMIVLFMGVFVGFVVLAILVPILNSATLVK; encoded by the coding sequence TTGGCGACGTACTCATTCACCGTCCTGGAGCCATCCGGGCAGCGCAAGAGCGGGTTTGTTGAAGCAAACACCCGCGAGGCCGCCGTCATGCAGCTCACCCAAACCGGAAGCTTCCTGCTCGATCTAAACGAGCAAGCCGCCCGAGCCGGATTCGGTGGCGGTGAAGAAAAGAAGACCCGAGGCAAGCCGAGCCGAGCGGATCTGGCAATGTTCTCGCGCCGGATGGCGGATCTCGCCGACGCAGGACTGCCCCTCGACCGTGTCCTCCAAGTCGTCGCCGAGCAATCAGAAAACCAGTATCTCACCGAAATCGCTGAAGAAGCCCTCGAAGATGTTCGGGGCGGGGCGTCTGTCTCCGCCGCGCTCGGAAAGTTTCCCAAAATTTTCCCGGAAGTCTTCACCTCAACCCTTCAAGCAGGTGAAGCTTCCGGTCAGTTCGCCGAAGTCGCCGCAAGACTTTCGGAGTTCCAAGAGAAAGAAGTTGCGCGAAGAAGCACCATCGCATCCGCAATGGTCTATCCATCGATCCTCGGCGGAACCGCGATCATGGTCGTCATCTTCATCCTCACCTTCGTTATTCCGAAACTGAGCGACACCTTCGCCGCCCAGGGCGACAAACTACCGACGCCAACCAAGATCTTGATGGCTTCTGGTGCGTTCATCTCCACAAACTGGCTGATAATCGTCGGCGGAATCATTGGCGCAGTGGTCCTGTACAGGCTCTGGACTGCGACCGAGGCGGGTGCAGAAATCCGCGACCGCATACTGCTAAAGATTCCCCTCATCGGCAAGATCATTCAGAAAGCCACCGTTTCTCGCTTCGCTCGGGTTCTCGGCACCCTCGTTTTTGGCGGCGTTCAGATTCTCGACGCACTGGAACTCGCCGGAATCGCCGCCGGCAACCGCGTCTTCCGACGTTCGGCAGTCGAAGTCCGCGACGCCGTTCGGGAAGGTCGGCCCATCGCCGAAGCGATGCGCGATACTCAAGCGTTCCCGGCGGTTTTGACCCACATGGTCGCGGTCGGAGAAGAAACCGGCGACCTGCCAAAGATGCTCACCCGTGTCTCAGATGCCCTAGATTTCGAAGTTGACAACGGCTTGCGCCGTGCAACGTCGATGGTGGAGCCAATGATCGTTCTTTTTATGGGCGTTTTCGTTGGTTTTGTCGTTCTAGCAATTCTCGTCCCAATTCTTAACTCAGCAACTCTCGTGAAGTGA
- a CDS encoding ATPase, T2SS/T4P/T4SS family — protein sequence MSAITESSPMPFEQVRLEGRKLDTELIELIPGEFALKNQVLPLERTNGKMLVAIGSLESLPAVSDLEVLLNTEVEPVLADPAELKEKIEEIFLEKILSQVSGSNDADSIQDGDDVTDLADLQKMAGETAVVQMVNLLFAQAVRDGASDIHIEPYEKDVKVRFRVDGMLFEAMKPPKRMHAALISRIKILGEMNIAERRLPQDGRIKITIAGRQIDVRVSILPTVYGERAVMRILDKGTAMMGLEELGVAPEVLERYRKVIGQPYGIILATGPTGAGKSTTLYASLSEIWSPTTNILTVEDPVEYQVAGIGQMQVRSNIGLTFAAGLRSIVRQDPDVIMVGEIRDLETAEIAIHASLTGHLVFSTLHTNDAPGAVTRLLDMGVEPFLVSSSLLGVVAQRLVRRICSNCAEPCGPPSVEFIQALGITEEDLKTANFRKGAGCEKCGGSGYKGRQGLYELFVMDEALKKMVVDRQSANEIKAYAVKNQGLVPLLSDGKRNVLLGKTTPNEVLRVCQREEL from the coding sequence ATGAGCGCAATCACTGAATCTAGCCCAATGCCCTTCGAGCAAGTGCGCCTCGAAGGCCGCAAGCTGGACACTGAACTCATCGAGCTGATTCCCGGAGAATTCGCCCTCAAGAATCAAGTCTTACCGCTCGAGCGAACCAACGGCAAAATGCTGGTCGCCATTGGCTCCCTCGAATCGTTGCCGGCTGTCTCAGACCTAGAAGTTCTTCTTAACACCGAAGTCGAACCCGTTCTTGCCGATCCCGCGGAGCTTAAAGAAAAAATCGAAGAGATCTTCCTCGAAAAGATCCTTAGCCAAGTTTCCGGTTCGAACGATGCCGATTCGATCCAAGACGGCGACGACGTCACCGACCTTGCCGACCTCCAAAAGATGGCAGGCGAAACCGCCGTCGTCCAGATGGTCAACCTCCTTTTCGCCCAAGCGGTGCGCGACGGAGCCTCGGACATTCATATCGAACCGTACGAGAAGGACGTTAAGGTCCGGTTCCGCGTCGACGGCATGCTGTTTGAGGCCATGAAGCCGCCTAAGCGCATGCACGCGGCCCTTATCTCGCGCATCAAGATTCTTGGCGAGATGAACATCGCCGAGCGGCGACTTCCTCAGGACGGCCGTATCAAGATCACCATCGCCGGACGCCAGATCGACGTCCGTGTCTCCATCCTCCCCACCGTCTACGGCGAGCGCGCCGTTATGCGTATCCTTGATAAAGGCACCGCGATGATGGGCCTCGAAGAGCTTGGTGTCGCCCCTGAAGTGCTTGAGCGATACCGCAAAGTCATCGGCCAACCGTACGGCATCATCCTTGCCACCGGTCCGACTGGTGCGGGAAAGTCAACGACTCTGTATGCTTCGCTCAGCGAAATCTGGAGTCCGACCACCAACATTCTCACCGTCGAAGACCCGGTCGAATACCAAGTCGCCGGAATTGGTCAGATGCAAGTGCGCTCCAACATCGGTCTCACCTTTGCCGCCGGACTCCGTTCCATTGTACGGCAGGACCCCGACGTCATCATGGTTGGTGAAATCCGAGACCTTGAAACCGCCGAAATCGCAATCCATGCGTCGCTCACTGGCCACTTGGTCTTCTCGACCCTCCACACCAACGACGCGCCCGGTGCGGTCACCCGACTCCTCGACATGGGCGTCGAACCCTTCCTGGTATCGTCTTCCCTGCTTGGCGTCGTAGCCCAGCGACTTGTAAGACGCATCTGTTCCAACTGTGCCGAGCCCTGCGGTCCGCCGAGCGTGGAGTTCATCCAGGCTCTCGGAATCACAGAGGAAGACCTGAAGACTGCAAACTTCCGAAAAGGTGCTGGCTGTGAGAAGTGCGGCGGCTCGGGGTACAAGGGACGACAAGGTCTCTACGAACTATTTGTCATGGACGAAGCCCTCAAGAAGATGGTCGTCGACCGACAGTCAGCCAATGAGATAAAAGCTTACGCCGTCAAGAACCAAGGTCTTGTACCGCTACTCAGTGACGGCAAGCGCAACGTTCTCCTCGGTAAAACCACGCCCAACGAAGTCCTCCGTGTCTGCCAGAGGGAGGAACTCTAA